The following coding sequences are from one Megamonas funiformis window:
- the cobI gene encoding precorrin-2 C(20)-methyltransferase, translated as MAGTFYGIGVGPGDPELLTMKAIKAIEKADVLIAPKTEKKDGSVALSIAKPYLKDDIEIVYQVFPMVVNFETTDAWQKNKEEILALLQAGKNVVFLTLGDPMFYSTYIYVYRLLAKEKDINIETIPGVPAFCAIGSKLGYPLVEGNDIISVIPATADKETIDKALAVSNNVVMMKVYKNYPEVVDALAENDMVDNAVLVSRCGLPDEEIINDLQAQKDKKLNYLSTILTRRSKGI; from the coding sequence ATGGCAGGAACTTTTTATGGTATTGGTGTAGGTCCTGGAGACCCAGAATTATTGACAATGAAAGCTATTAAAGCTATTGAAAAAGCTGATGTACTCATTGCACCAAAAACAGAAAAAAAAGATGGTAGCGTAGCTTTAAGCATAGCTAAACCTTATTTAAAAGATGATATTGAAATTGTATATCAAGTTTTTCCAATGGTAGTTAATTTTGAAACTACTGATGCATGGCAGAAAAATAAAGAAGAGATTTTAGCTTTATTACAAGCTGGAAAAAATGTAGTATTTTTAACATTAGGCGATCCAATGTTTTACAGTACATATATTTATGTATATCGTCTTTTAGCAAAAGAAAAAGATATAAATATTGAAACTATCCCAGGTGTGCCAGCATTTTGTGCGATTGGTAGTAAATTAGGTTATCCTTTAGTTGAAGGCAATGATATCATCAGTGTAATTCCAGCAACTGCTGATAAAGAAACTATTGATAAAGCTTTAGCTGTTTCTAATAATGTGGTAATGATGAAAGTTTATAAAAATTATCCTGAAGTAGTAGATGCTTTAGCTGAAAATGATATGGTGGATAATGCTGTACTTGTAAGCCGTTGTGGTCTTCCAGATGAAGAAATTATAAATGACTTACAAGCTCAAAAAGATAAAAAATTAAATTATTTATCAACTATTTTGACTAGAAGGAGTAAAGGTATTTAA
- a CDS encoding DUF554 family protein: protein MDFYLLVAATFCASGTNIFGAFNEGLSGDATILFSKAVIDIFASIIFATRLGYPMLLITIPQFIIMGGLFFCSQFLMVFISNTMILDFISIGGLLTIILSLNMIGISIVSIVNILPALVIIFPISYLFSFIFL, encoded by the coding sequence ATGGATTTTTACTTATTAGTCGCTGCTACTTTTTGCGCTAGTGGCACTAATATCTTTGGTGCATTTAATGAAGGTCTATCTGGTGATGCTACGATTTTATTTTCCAAAGCTGTAATTGATATTTTCGCCTCTATCATATTTGCCACTAGATTGGGCTATCCTATGCTTTTGATTACTATACCTCAATTTATCATCATGGGCGGTCTTTTCTTTTGTTCGCAATTTTTAATGGTATTTATCTCTAATACTATGATTTTAGATTTTATCTCTATCGGTGGATTATTGACTATTATTTTAAGCTTGAATATGATTGGCATTTCTATTGTCAGCATTGTTAATATCTTGCCTGCTCTTGTCATTATTTTCCCTATATCTTATTTATTTTCTTTTATTTTTCTATAA
- a CDS encoding MotA/TolQ/ExbB proton channel family protein, with protein MDLLMQGVEYFHKGGLVMYILLICSIFIITIGIERLLYFMKADSGRAFAQNFYKLMINNKIEEARNLAQNSKGDLASLVDFAFNKMQNKNINLMMLLEVQSGISISKFRERLYYLNVIVTMAPLLGLLGTIIGMISAFSVFNLEEGQAIAITGGVGEALIATATGLCVAIVSLAIHAYFVQRIDRIVTDMEQVFSLIEGYITRGE; from the coding sequence ATGGACTTATTGATGCAAGGTGTAGAGTATTTTCATAAGGGCGGATTAGTAATGTACATATTATTAATATGCTCAATTTTTATTATCACTATTGGTATAGAACGTTTATTATATTTTATGAAAGCTGATTCAGGAAGAGCTTTTGCACAGAATTTTTATAAATTGATGATTAATAATAAAATTGAAGAAGCTAGAAATTTAGCACAAAATAGCAAGGGGGATTTAGCTTCTTTAGTCGATTTTGCTTTCAATAAAATGCAAAATAAAAATATTAATTTGATGATGTTGTTGGAAGTTCAATCAGGGATAAGTATTTCTAAATTTAGAGAAAGACTTTATTATTTAAATGTAATTGTCACTATGGCTCCTTTGTTAGGTTTATTGGGGACAATAATTGGTATGATTTCAGCTTTTAGCGTATTTAATTTAGAAGAAGGTCAAGCTATTGCTATCACTGGGGGTGTAGGTGAAGCATTAATCGCAACAGCTACAGGACTTTGTGTAGCTATTGTTTCTTTGGCTATTCATGCATATTTTGTGCAGAGAATAGACCGTATCGTAACTGATATGGAACAGGTTTTTTCACTAATTGAAGGTTATATAACTAGAGGTGAATAA
- the araA gene encoding L-arabinose isomerase: MKKLQDYKFWFIVGSQFLYGPEALKAVEEDAKKMVEGLNASGKLPAKIEFKAVGTTAEVIDRFVMDANYDDTCAGIITWMHTFSPSKMWIRGLKKLQKPYLHLHTQYNREIPNEEIDMDFMNLNQSAHGDREHGFIGTRMRLARKIVVGYWETEAVQNKIATWMRTAIGVIASADLKVIRFGDNMRNVAVTEGDKVEAEIKFGWSVNTHAVGDLVQYINAVTEEQIDAQVAEYQTKYEMNTDNIASVRYQAKVEVAIKKFLEDNKADGFVNTFEDLYGMDQLPGLATQDLTGQGYGFGPEGDWKIACLTAVMKTMAQGVDKGTALMEDYTYHFGKDGEDSYNLGAHMLEVCPSVAEGTPKIEVHELGIGGKDAPARLVFEGKAGGAIVATLVDMGGRMRLIVNDVECVKPIMPMPNLPVARVMWKPMPSLEEAGEAWILAGGAHHSVISYTVTAEQLRDWANMMGIEFVHITKDLDMDKFKDQLMLSDIMWKLK, from the coding sequence ATGAAAAAATTACAAGACTACAAATTTTGGTTTATCGTAGGTAGCCAGTTCTTATATGGCCCAGAAGCTTTAAAAGCTGTTGAAGAAGACGCTAAAAAAATGGTAGAAGGCTTAAATGCTTCTGGCAAACTTCCTGCAAAAATTGAATTTAAAGCTGTAGGTACTACTGCTGAAGTAATCGATAGATTTGTAATGGATGCAAACTATGATGATACTTGTGCTGGTATTATCACATGGATGCATACTTTCTCCCCATCCAAAATGTGGATTAGAGGTCTTAAAAAATTACAAAAACCATATCTTCACCTTCATACACAATATAATAGAGAAATTCCAAATGAAGAAATCGATATGGATTTCATGAACTTAAATCAGTCTGCACATGGTGACCGTGAACATGGTTTCATTGGTACTCGTATGCGTCTTGCTCGTAAAATTGTTGTTGGTTATTGGGAAACAGAAGCTGTTCAAAACAAAATCGCAACTTGGATGCGTACTGCAATTGGCGTAATCGCTAGTGCTGATTTAAAAGTTATTCGCTTTGGCGATAACATGAGAAATGTTGCTGTTACTGAAGGCGATAAAGTAGAAGCAGAAATCAAATTTGGTTGGTCTGTAAATACTCATGCAGTAGGAGATTTAGTACAGTACATCAACGCAGTAACTGAAGAACAAATTGATGCTCAAGTTGCTGAATATCAAACTAAATATGAAATGAATACAGATAACATTGCATCTGTACGTTATCAAGCAAAAGTTGAAGTTGCTATCAAAAAATTCTTAGAAGATAACAAAGCAGATGGTTTTGTAAATACATTTGAAGACCTTTATGGTATGGATCAACTTCCAGGTCTTGCAACTCAAGATTTAACAGGTCAAGGATATGGTTTCGGTCCAGAAGGTGATTGGAAAATTGCTTGCCTCACTGCAGTTATGAAAACTATGGCACAGGGCGTTGATAAAGGTACTGCTTTAATGGAAGACTACACTTATCATTTCGGTAAAGATGGCGAAGATAGCTATAACCTTGGTGCACATATGCTCGAAGTTTGCCCTAGCGTTGCAGAAGGAACTCCAAAAATTGAAGTTCATGAACTTGGAATTGGTGGCAAAGATGCTCCAGCTCGTCTTGTATTTGAAGGTAAAGCAGGCGGTGCTATTGTAGCTACTCTTGTAGATATGGGTGGTAGAATGCGTCTTATCGTTAACGATGTAGAATGCGTAAAACCTATTATGCCAATGCCAAATCTTCCTGTAGCTCGTGTAATGTGGAAACCAATGCCAAGCCTTGAAGAAGCTGGTGAAGCTTGGATTTTAGCAGGTGGTGCACATCATAGCGTTATCAGCTACACTGTAACTGCTGAACAACTTCGCGATTGGGCTAATATGATGGGTATTGAATTCGTTCATATCACTAAAGACTTAGATATGGATAAATTTAAAGATCAGCTCATGCTTTCCGACATTATGTGGAAATTAAAATAA
- a CDS encoding DUF554 family protein, with amino-acid sequence MPYGVLADIFCIILRGIIGPNLNIKITYKYREPLIKIFGISALAIGIVSFIKVNCLPCVILALILGFILGEFFDLDTKLKNLLAKIIYKLNFKHKFKNEEKKSIYGFLLISRCYFLR; translated from the coding sequence ATGCCTTATGGTGTCCTAGCTGATATTTTTTGCATTATTCTTAGAGGTATTATCGGTCCTAATTTGAATATTAAAATTACATATAAGTATAGAGAACCTCTAATTAAAATTTTCGGCATAAGTGCTTTAGCTATCGGTATTGTATCTTTTATTAAGGTAAATTGTTTACCTTGTGTTATTTTAGCTTTAATTTTAGGATTTATATTAGGAGAATTTTTCGATTTAGATACTAAATTAAAAAATTTACTAGCTAAAATAATCTATAAATTAAATTTTAAGCATAAATTTAAAAATGAAGAAAAAAAATCTATATATGGATTTTTACTTATTAGTCGCTGCTACTTTTTGCGCTAG
- a CDS encoding HAD-IIB family hydrolase — protein sequence MKIAFSDFDGTLYFHHEDIIPQINIEAVNEWRCKGNIFVLCSGRDVHSLMHEVNNQELTYDFVICNNGGTIFDKNLKLIKSFPLDKIQLEKLVHSDIAKESWHILFSSTEKMRTTINSPKSQLLKYFESEKYKNQDIIQKITVEQALSEMNVIQISLAYETEEIANNYAKRINNEFEGAFLANMNLNCIDICAKGINKAQGVKELLNLQKDKCFEQVLTIGDAQNDVPMIKEFEGYSLNSATMHAKNVATKLYDSVGEMLLDNM from the coding sequence GTGAAGATTGCATTTAGTGATTTTGATGGGACATTATATTTTCACCATGAAGATATCATACCGCAAATAAATATAGAAGCTGTAAATGAATGGAGATGCAAAGGCAATATCTTTGTTTTATGTAGTGGTAGAGATGTTCATTCTTTAATGCATGAAGTAAATAATCAAGAGCTTACTTATGATTTTGTAATTTGTAATAATGGTGGAACAATTTTTGATAAGAATTTAAAATTAATAAAATCATTTCCTCTAGATAAAATACAATTAGAAAAACTTGTTCATAGTGATATTGCCAAAGAAAGTTGGCATATTTTATTTTCATCAACAGAAAAAATGAGAACAACGATAAATAGCCCTAAATCACAGTTATTAAAGTATTTTGAGTCTGAAAAATATAAAAATCAAGATATCATTCAAAAAATAACTGTAGAACAAGCTTTATCTGAAATGAATGTAATACAAATTAGTTTAGCCTATGAGACAGAAGAAATTGCTAACAATTATGCTAAACGTATAAATAATGAATTTGAAGGAGCTTTCTTAGCTAATATGAATTTAAATTGTATAGATATATGTGCTAAGGGAATAAATAAAGCTCAAGGAGTCAAAGAATTATTGAATTTACAAAAAGATAAATGCTTTGAACAGGTTTTAACAATAGGCGATGCTCAAAATGATGTGCCTATGATAAAAGAATTTGAAGGATATAGTTTAAATTCAGCAACTATGCATGCTAAAAATGTTGCAACAAAGTTGTATGATAGCGTAGGTGAAATGTTATTAGATAATATGTAG
- a CDS encoding AAA family ATPase, whose amino-acid sequence MLITIGRQYGAGGREVAEILAKELQIPLYDRKLVALIAEHLEKGCKLEELNLTYTNLYGDESPYEHIFDNVVQNDDMFMFKPQSNAIKQLADYYKSGIFVGRCANYILNDYNAYSFFIVADDDFRTTRGQLVYHKSLSELKKEDQKRASYYNYYTGLNWGEPKDYDLIINIARTGIEGAVKVIKEYVANNPK is encoded by the coding sequence ATGTTAATTACAATAGGTCGTCAATATGGTGCTGGCGGACGCGAAGTAGCAGAAATTCTAGCTAAAGAACTTCAAATCCCTCTTTATGATAGAAAATTAGTTGCTTTGATTGCTGAACATCTTGAAAAAGGTTGTAAATTAGAAGAATTAAATCTCACTTATACTAATCTTTATGGTGATGAATCTCCATATGAACATATCTTTGATAATGTTGTTCAAAATGATGATATGTTTATGTTTAAACCTCAATCTAACGCTATAAAACAATTAGCTGATTACTATAAATCTGGTATTTTTGTAGGTCGTTGTGCTAATTATATCTTAAATGACTATAATGCTTATAGCTTCTTTATCGTTGCTGACGATGATTTCAGAACTACTAGAGGTCAACTTGTTTATCATAAATCTTTATCTGAATTAAAAAAAGAAGACCAAAAACGTGCTTCTTACTATAATTACTATACAGGACTTAACTGGGGCGAACCTAAAGATTATGATTTAATAATCAATATAGCTCGTACAGGCATTGAAGGTGCTGTAAAAGTTATTAAAGAATACGTTGCTAATAATCCTAAATAA
- a CDS encoding GntR family transcriptional regulator encodes MATADAPKYIDLMNWIREQILSGEFSVGMRLPSENELGKKFSISRQTVRQATSVLESEGLLERRRGSGTYVCASKSAIKKKTRNIGVVLTYLDDYIFPSIVQGIEKVLTKNGYFMQLAFTYNRVEKEAYILDTMLKNNIDGLIIEPSKSGIPYINTDFYQKIKSAGIPCVFIHADTNPPMNIPSVRMDDYLAGQSAGEYLIKHGHEKIAGIFKSDDMQGQLRYSGAINALKKHNLLQSEKNMFWYTTEDIKLIMNGELDREILRRLNDATAIICYNDQIARYLVDLFTKIDKKIPDDISIISFDDLELESAIGLTTFAHPKKEMGKTVAIQLLKLMENPSLNVSVKFPPNLVERESVKTF; translated from the coding sequence ATGGCAACGGCAGATGCTCCGAAATATATAGATTTAATGAATTGGATAAGAGAGCAAATTTTAAGCGGAGAATTTAGTGTAGGCATGAGATTGCCTTCTGAAAATGAGTTGGGAAAAAAATTCTCAATTAGTCGTCAAACAGTAAGACAGGCAACTAGTGTACTAGAAAGCGAAGGATTGCTAGAGAGAAGACGTGGTAGCGGAACATATGTATGTGCTTCAAAATCAGCAATAAAGAAAAAAACAAGAAATATAGGTGTTGTTCTAACTTATTTAGATGATTATATTTTCCCAAGTATTGTACAAGGAATAGAGAAAGTATTGACTAAAAACGGCTATTTCATGCAGTTAGCTTTTACCTATAATAGAGTGGAAAAAGAAGCATATATTTTAGATACTATGTTGAAAAACAATATTGATGGCTTAATTATTGAGCCATCAAAAAGTGGTATACCATATATCAATACAGATTTTTATCAAAAAATAAAATCAGCAGGAATACCATGTGTGTTTATCCATGCTGATACTAATCCGCCAATGAATATACCAAGTGTGCGTATGGACGATTATCTAGCAGGGCAATCTGCTGGTGAATATCTCATAAAACATGGTCATGAAAAAATTGCTGGTATTTTTAAATCTGATGATATGCAAGGTCAATTGCGTTATTCAGGTGCGATTAATGCTTTGAAAAAACATAATTTATTGCAATCAGAAAAAAATATGTTTTGGTATACAACAGAGGATATCAAACTTATTATGAATGGTGAATTAGACCGTGAAATCTTAAGACGTCTAAATGATGCTACAGCCATTATTTGTTATAATGACCAGATAGCAAGATATTTAGTCGATTTATTTACTAAGATTGATAAAAAAATACCAGATGATATTTCGATCATAAGTTTTGATGATTTGGAATTAGAGTCAGCTATTGGTTTAACAACTTTTGCTCATCCTAAGAAAGAAATGGGAAAAACAGTGGCTATACAACTTTTAAAACTGATGGAAAATCCAAGTTTGAATGTCAGTGTGAAATTCCCACCAAATCTAGTAGAAAGAGAATCTGTAAAAACATTTTAA
- a CDS encoding ExbD/TolR family protein — translation MRLKDRRAFSKPEVMIIPMIDIMFFLLVFFMLSTLYMVDLKTIPVNMPKVQNAQSQTNVNYLVTMKADGTLYLENKLIDEDTLLQGAKEKYEENNNFAVVIRADENVDYGKIMVLLDKFKAAGITKFGLATETMVDEHK, via the coding sequence ATGCGTTTAAAAGATAGAAGAGCGTTTTCTAAGCCTGAAGTCATGATTATACCAATGATTGATATTATGTTTTTCTTATTGGTATTTTTTATGCTCAGCACGCTATACATGGTGGATTTAAAAACTATTCCTGTAAATATGCCTAAGGTGCAAAATGCCCAAAGTCAGACAAATGTTAATTATTTAGTCACTATGAAAGCTGATGGCACTTTGTATTTAGAAAATAAATTGATAGATGAAGATACATTACTTCAAGGTGCAAAAGAAAAATATGAAGAAAATAATAATTTTGCTGTAGTAATTCGTGCTGATGAAAATGTAGATTATGGAAAAATTATGGTATTATTAGATAAATTTAAAGCTGCGGGGATAACTAAATTTGGTTTGGCTACAGAGACTATGGTAGATGAACATAAATAA
- a CDS encoding DUF2284 domain-containing protein: MFTTKVQVAHHDMQDFISNYQDIDKFLTYCQQCNNYNHKWSCPPLSFNPKTYLSQYKSIYLVAVQINYSEDTINSLTTKEEISTFTRKTLRKLKNEIATALLNLENDNTISLSSGGCSYCCKCSRTVNQPCKKPDKMRHSLDSFGVDLGKVMEDIFNIKLLWGLDKLPKYHVLIHALISNETISATTISDIISKNSV; this comes from the coding sequence ATGTTTACTACAAAAGTCCAAGTCGCCCATCATGATATGCAGGATTTTATTTCTAATTATCAAGACATAGACAAATTTTTGACTTATTGCCAACAATGTAATAATTATAATCATAAATGGTCTTGTCCACCACTTAGCTTTAATCCTAAAACTTATTTGAGCCAATATAAATCTATTTATTTAGTGGCTGTACAAATAAATTACAGTGAAGATACTATAAATAGCTTAACTACTAAAGAAGAAATTAGTACATTTACTCGCAAAACTTTGCGCAAACTAAAAAATGAAATAGCTACTGCTCTACTAAATTTAGAAAATGATAATACAATTTCCTTATCTTCTGGTGGCTGTAGTTACTGTTGCAAATGCAGTAGAACTGTTAATCAACCTTGTAAAAAACCAGATAAAATGCGTCATTCTCTTGATTCTTTTGGCGTAGATTTAGGAAAAGTAATGGAAGATATATTTAATATAAAATTACTTTGGGGCTTAGATAAATTACCAAAATATCATGTATTAATTCATGCTTTAATCTCTAACGAAACTATTTCTGCTACAACTATATCTGACATAATAAGCAAAAACAGCGTATAA
- a CDS encoding sirohydrochlorin cobaltochelatase, with the protein MKSNWKKMLIASMACVALTGVSATSFAAGYSLNPEVKTATPALLQASEIGVRTYNTTDAELQKAPNKDAIVVMSFGTTYKDTRAKTIEATVEEIQKAHPNTKVVLAFTSHIIIDRVKANEGITIPTPEEALAQLKAEGYNRIALTSLDIIPGMEYAYKTAVYDIYKTQFKKMTIGTPLMYWMGQEGQRDDVEAVMQAIGSQMPKLGKKDAVLVMAHGTPDPSNAYYSVMQDRLNKLYDGKVMIYTVEGWPSLEDIIPQLKAKGINHVTMMPLMMVAGDHANNDMAGAEEDSHKSILEKEGIKVDAYIHGLGENQNVRQLFVDRANEAWNALEAEK; encoded by the coding sequence ATGAAATCTAATTGGAAAAAAATGTTAATCGCATCTATGGCATGTGTAGCTTTAACAGGAGTATCTGCAACATCTTTTGCAGCAGGATATAGTTTAAATCCAGAAGTAAAAACAGCAACTCCTGCACTTTTACAAGCTTCTGAAATCGGTGTACGTACATATAATACAACTGATGCAGAACTTCAAAAAGCTCCAAATAAAGATGCTATTGTAGTAATGAGCTTTGGTACAACATACAAAGATACTCGTGCAAAAACAATTGAAGCTACTGTAGAAGAAATTCAAAAAGCACATCCAAATACAAAAGTTGTATTAGCATTTACTTCTCATATTATTATTGACCGTGTAAAAGCAAATGAAGGTATTACTATTCCTACACCAGAAGAAGCATTAGCTCAATTAAAAGCTGAAGGCTATAATCGTATAGCACTTACTTCCTTAGATATCATTCCTGGTATGGAATATGCTTATAAAACAGCTGTATATGATATCTATAAAACACAATTCAAAAAAATGACTATTGGTACACCTCTTATGTATTGGATGGGTCAAGAAGGTCAAAGAGATGACGTTGAAGCAGTAATGCAAGCAATTGGTTCTCAAATGCCAAAATTAGGTAAAAAAGATGCAGTATTAGTGATGGCACATGGTACACCAGATCCATCTAATGCTTATTATTCTGTAATGCAAGATCGTTTAAATAAACTTTATGATGGTAAAGTAATGATTTATACAGTTGAAGGCTGGCCATCTCTTGAAGATATTATTCCTCAATTAAAAGCAAAAGGTATCAATCATGTTACAATGATGCCTCTTATGATGGTTGCAGGTGATCATGCAAATAATGATATGGCTGGTGCAGAAGAAGATTCTCATAAATCCATCTTAGAAAAAGAAGGTATTAAAGTAGACGCATACATTCATGGTCTTGGTGAAAACCAAAACGTTCGTCAATTATTTGTAGATAGAGCAAATGAAGCATGGAACGCTCTTGAAGCAGAAAAATAA
- a CDS encoding sugar porter family MFS transporter, translating into MSTAIDTEALQQSKHMRKLVSVAAGMAGLLFGLDIGVIAGALPFITDQLSLTSQMQEWIVSSMMFGAAIGSIITLWISSKLGRKKSILTAGLLFIIGCFGSSFAPNYEILLISRIILGFSIGVASYVAPLYLSEMSEKEHRGRLISMYQLMINFGIVIAFISDTLLAPTESWRLMLGIISIPAFLLIIAVAKLPDSPRWLASKGFTTEAQKVLNVLRGNKEKAHEELQDITDSLKVKQAGFSLFRANKNVRRVVFLGMFLQFMQQFTGQNIIMYYAPKIFSLAGFESHTDQMFATILDGMTFVIFTWISMQFIDKTGRKIALKIGFGIMALALIVLGWCLMQFEGGNTAQWISYTAVGMTILSIAGYAMSAAPVIWILCSEIQPLKSRDFGIACSTTTNWVSNMIIGATFLSLLEGIGSAQTFWLYGILNVIFIFCTIYIVPETKGVSLEKIESNLMEGKKLRDIGC; encoded by the coding sequence ATGTCCACAGCTATTGACACTGAAGCGCTTCAACAAAGTAAACATATGCGCAAATTAGTATCTGTTGCAGCCGGTATGGCTGGTTTGTTGTTTGGTCTTGATATTGGGGTAATCGCTGGTGCATTGCCATTCATTACAGACCAATTATCACTCACAAGCCAAATGCAAGAATGGATCGTAAGTTCTATGATGTTTGGTGCGGCTATTGGTTCTATTATTACTTTATGGATTTCATCTAAATTAGGTCGTAAAAAATCTATTTTAACAGCAGGTCTCTTATTTATTATTGGTTGTTTTGGTTCTTCATTCGCTCCTAATTATGAAATTTTATTAATCTCTCGTATAATCTTAGGTTTCTCCATTGGGGTTGCTTCTTATGTAGCACCACTTTATCTTTCTGAAATGAGTGAAAAAGAACATCGTGGTCGTTTGATTTCTATGTATCAGCTCATGATTAACTTCGGTATCGTTATCGCATTCATCTCTGATACACTTCTTGCTCCAACAGAAAGCTGGAGACTTATGCTTGGTATCATCAGTATCCCTGCATTCTTATTAATAATCGCTGTTGCTAAATTACCAGATAGCCCACGTTGGCTCGCTTCTAAAGGTTTTACAACTGAAGCTCAAAAAGTACTTAACGTTCTTCGTGGTAACAAAGAAAAAGCTCATGAAGAACTCCAAGATATCACAGATAGCTTAAAAGTTAAACAAGCTGGTTTCTCTTTATTCAGAGCAAATAAAAATGTTCGTCGTGTTGTTTTCCTTGGTATGTTCTTACAGTTCATGCAACAATTCACTGGTCAGAACATCATCATGTATTATGCTCCAAAAATCTTCAGTCTTGCTGGTTTTGAAAGCCACACAGACCAAATGTTCGCTACTATCTTAGATGGTATGACATTCGTTATCTTCACTTGGATTTCCATGCAGTTCATTGATAAAACTGGTCGTAAAATCGCACTTAAAATTGGTTTCGGTATCATGGCTTTAGCTCTTATCGTTCTTGGCTGGTGCCTCATGCAGTTTGAAGGCGGAAATACAGCTCAATGGATTTCTTACACTGCTGTTGGTATGACAATTCTTTCTATTGCTGGTTATGCTATGAGTGCTGCACCTGTTATCTGGATTTTATGCTCTGAAATTCAACCTCTTAAGAGCCGTGACTTCGGTATAGCTTGCTCTACTACTACAAACTGGGTATCCAATATGATTATCGGTGCTACATTCCTTTCCCTTCTCGAAGGTATTGGTTCCGCTCAAACATTCTGGTTATATGGTATTTTGAACGTAATCTTCATTTTCTGCACAATCTACATTGTTCCAGAAACAAAAGGTGTTTCTCTTGAAAAAATTGAAAGCAATCTTATGGAAGGTAAAAAACTTCGCGATATTGGTTGCTAA